In Streptomyces pluripotens, the genomic window TTACGGAACAACCGGACGTACCACGTGCGCTGGCCGCCTACGAGGAGGAGCGCAAACCCGTCGTCGCCTCCACGCAGCGGGCCGCCCGGGCCAGCCTGGAGTGGTTCGAGGACCTGCGCCGGTATCTCGACCAGCCGCCCCGCCAGTTCGCCTTCAACCTGCTCACCCGAAGTCGCCGGGTCACCCACGACAACCTCAGGCTGCGCGACGCGCACTTCACCGAGGCCGTCGAGCGTGAGTTCGGTTGCCCGCCCGACACCCCCCCGATGTTCACCCCGCTCCGGTTGCGCGGCCTGACGCTGCGCAACCGGGTGGTCGTGTCCCCGATGGACATGTACTCCGCTGCGGACGGTGTACCCGGCGACTTCCACCTGGTGCACCTGGGCGCCCGGGCCCTCGGCGGGGCCGGGCTGGTGATGACCGAGATGGTGTGCGTGAGCGCCGAAGGCCGCATCACGCCGGGTTGCGCCGGTCTCTACACCGCGCGGCAGGCCGAGGCGTGGCGGCGCATCACCGATTTCGTGCACACCCGCGCCCCCGGCACCGCGCTCGGGGTGCAGCTCGGGCACTCCGGTCGCAAGGGCTCCACGCAACTGATGTGGGATGGCATGGACGAGCCGCTACCTGAGGGCAACTGGCCACTCGTCGCCGCCTCCCCGCTGCCGTACAAGCCGGGGAGTCAGACTCCGCGCCAGCTCAGTCGGGCCCAACTCACTGATGTCCGGGAAGAGTTCACTGCTGCTGCCAAGCGGGCCACCCGTGCCGGTTTTGATCTGCTCGAACTGCACTGCGCCCACGGATACCTGCTCTCCGGTTTCCTCTCCCCGCTCACCAATCGACGCACCGATGCCTATGGCGGTCGTCTGGAGGAACGGCTGAGGTTCCCGCTGGAAGTCTTCGACGCGGTGCGCGAGGTGTGGCCGGCCGAGCGGCCGATGACCGTCCGCATCTCCGCCACCGACTGGGCGGAGGGGGGCACCACCGCGGAGGATGCCGTCGCAATCGCCCGGGCCTTCGCAGCGCACGGTGCCGACGCTATCGACGTCTCCACGGGGCAGGTAGTGGCCGAGGAACGGCCGGAGTTCGGGCGGTCGTACCAGACGCCGTTCGCCGACCGCATCCGGCACGAGGTCGGAGTCCCGGTGATCGCGGTCGGGGCGATCTCCTCCTGGGACGACGTCAACTCCCTGATCCTGGCGGGCCGTACTGACCTGTGCGCGCTGGCCCGCCCACATCTCTACGACCCCCACTGGACCTTGCACGCTGCGGTCGAGCAGGGATACGAGGGCCCCGGCGCCGTCTGGCCCAACCCCTACCGCGCAGGCAACCGGCGCCCGCAGACCGGACGGACCGACGCCCCCAAGCCGCGCCTATCGCTTGGTGGCTGACGCACCTTCACCTTCCCGGCGACCGGGGCGCGCCGTCCGCCGGGAGGACCGGTCGAGTGGTTTGCCGGGGCCCGGGAGGGCGCGGGGCCGGGGCAACGACGACCGGACGCGCGGTGCCCGGACCGCCCCACCGGTTCTGCGTCCGGCCCCGTCAGGATCGGACCGCGTCACACTCCGGCGAACTCCGCGCCCGCGTCGCGTAGCCGCGCGTGCAACGCCCGGAAGACCTCGGCCGAACGGAACCCGGGCCAGTCCTGTGGCAGGAGCCGGGTGGGCAGGCCCGGGTCGGTATAGGGCAGATGGCGCCAGGAGTCGAGGGCGAGCAGGTAGTCGCGGTAGGCCTCCTCGGGCGGGGTGTCCGGGCGGCGCTCCCAGGCGTGCAGGACGGGAGCGTGCGCATCCAGGAAGTGCTCGTGTTCCTTGGCGATCGCGGCCAGGTCCCACCACCGGGTGACCGCGTCGGCCGTGGGTGCGAAGCCGAGGTGCTCGCCCCGGAAGAAGTCCACGTAGGGGTCCAGGCGCAGCCGGTGCAGCGTGTGGCGCGTCTCCTCGTGCAGACGGGCCGGGGCGATCCACACCCCCGGGGCCGCAGTGCCGAAGCCGAGGCCGGCCAGCCGGGACCGCAGCACATGCCGTTTGTTCCGCTCCGACTCGGGGACGGAGAACACCGCGAGCACCCAACCCTCGTCCTCGGGAGGCGCCGTCGCATAGACACGGCGGTCTCCGTCTTCCAGCAACTGCCGTGCTTCGGCGGAGAGTTCATACCCAGCGGCGCCACGCTCCGTACGGGCGGGCAGCAGCAGACCGCGGCGTTTGAGCCGGGACACCGAGGAGCGCACCGAGGGTGCGTCCACCCCGACCGCGGCCAGGAGCCGGATCAGCTCGGCGACGGGCACTGGGCCGGGCATGTAGCGGCCGTACGCACCGTAGAGCGTGACGATGAGGGACCTGGGGGCGTGCTGCTCGGACACGTTGATCATTTTAGGCTGCCGGGGTCACTGCCGGTCACTCGCGGTGCGCAGCCGGAACCGCTGCAGCTTTCCGGTGGCCGTGCGCGGGAGCGCGTCCAGGAACACGAACTCACGCGGGCACTTGTAGGGGGCCAGTTCGGACTTGAGGAACGTACGGAGGGCTTCCGGATCCTGCTGGGCTCCGTCCCGCAGGACCGTGTACGCCACCACCACGTGGCCGCGTGCCTCGTCGGGCCGGCCGACGACCGCCGTCTCCACCACGTCGGGGTGGCGCAGCAGGGCCTCCTCCACCTCCGGCCCGGCGATGTTGTACCCAGCTGAGATGATCATGTCGTCGGCGCGGGACACGTAGCGGAAGTACCCGTCGGGCTCGCGGACGTAGGTGTCGCCGGTGACGTTCCAGCCGTCGCGGACATACGCGCGCTGCCGCAGGTCGGCGAGGTAGCGGCAGCCGATCGGGCCGCGCACGGCCAGCAGGCCAGGTTCTCCGTCGGGTACCGGCTCACCATTCGTGCCCTGCACGCGCGCCTGCCAGCCGGGCACCGGCACGCCCGTGGTGCCGGGCCTGATGCGCTGGTCCGCTGCGGAGATGAAGATGTGCAGCAGTTCGGTCGCGCCGATGCCGTTGATGATGCGCACGCCGGTGCGCTCGTGCCAGGCCCGCCAGGTGGCCGCGGACAGGTTCTCCCCGGCCGACACGCAGCGCCGCAGGGAGGAGACGTCGTGCCCGTCCAGCGCGTCCAGCATGGCGCGGTACGCGGTCGGGGCGGTGAAGAGGACCGAGACGCGGTGCTCGGCGATCGCGGGGAGCAGTTGCCGGGGGCCGGCCTGCTCCAGCAGGAGGGTGCTGGCGCGGGCCCGCAGCGGGAAGATGACCAGTCCGCCGAGACCGAAGGTGAAGCCGAGCGGGGGACTGCCCGCGAACACGTCGTCCTGATGAGGACGCAGCACGTGCTTCGAGAATGTGTCGGCGGCGGCCAGCACGTCCCGGTGGAAGTGCATGCACCCTTTCGGGCGGCCCGTGGTGCCCGAGGTGAACGCGATCAGAGCGACGTCGTCGGCCGCGGTGTCGACCGCGGGATAGGGGGTGGCGGGTGTCGGGCGGCGGAGGAGGTCATCGGGGGTGTCGCCTCCGTACGAGGTGATCCGCAGCCCTGGTATCCCCGCCCGCGCCAGGTCGTCCACCGCCCGGATGTCGCACAGGGCGTGCTGCACCCGGGCGATCTCGCAGATCGTCGCCAGCTCGTGCGGGCGCTGCTGGGCCAGCACGGTGACCGCCACCGCGCCCGCCTTCAGCACCGCCAGCCAGCAGGCGGCCAGCCACGGGGTGGTGGGGCCGCGCAGCAGGACCCGGTTGCCGGGGACCACACCGAGGTCTCCCGTGAGGAGGTACGCGATCCGGTCGACGCGTGCCCGCAGCTCGCCGTATGTCCAGGTGGGCCCGGTCGGGGCGTGGAAGACCGAACGGTCCGCACCGGGACCGTCCAGGAGCTCCGCGGCGCAGTTCAGCCGGTCGGGGTAACGCAGTTCCGGCAGGTCGAACCGCAGCTCGGGCCACTCGTCCGGCGGGGGCAGATGGTCGCGCGCGAAGGTGTCGACGTGGGCCGAGAGATGCATGGCGGTTCGCCCCCTTGCCGTGCCAAGCGTCGAGACGGGCGTCGTGGTGGGCGCCGGTGTCGTGGTGGGCTCGCCATTGGAGCGTATCGCGTTGGTGACGGCAGTCAACTCTTCGCGATAACGTGGGGTGTGACGGGATGAGGCCGCCCCGGTCCCGCCCTGGACGGCGAGGAAGGGGCCCGAGGGCCGGGGCCCTCTCGGATGGTGGTGGGGAGGGGCGTGGAGGCCCGCCCCGGAGGGAGGAAGGGCAGTGCCCGCATTCTCGCTCGAACCGGAGCAGATCGCCTGGTGTGCGGAGCTGCGCACGCTGGCCGCACGACGGCTGCGCCCGCTCGCCGACCAGGGCGATCCCGGCCGTGTCAACCGGCCGCTGCTCACCGAACTCGGCAGGCTCGGGCTGCCGCGTCGGCTGTTCGCTTCCGGCGCGCTCGACCTGTGCCTGATGCGGGAGTCCCTGGCGCAGGCCTGCATCGAGGCCGAGACCGCCCTCGCCCTCCAGGGGTTGGGTGCTCATCCGGTGCACGCCCACGGCACCCCCGTCCAGCGCGGACACTGGCTCCCCAGGGTCGCCGACGGCAGTGCGGTGGCTGCCTTCGCGCTGAGCGAGCCCGGAGCCGGTTCGGACGCCGCGGCGCTGGCCTTGGCGGCCGAGCCCGACGGCAGCCACGCCTGGCGGCTCACCGGAGCCAAGTGCTGGATCTCCAACGCCCCCGAGGCCGACTTCTACACGGTCTTCGCGCGTACCACGCCCGGTGCCGGATCCCGGGGCGTGACCGCCTTCCTGGTCCCTGCCGACCGGCCCGGACTCACCGGCACGGCACTGGAGATGATCTCACCGCACCCCATCGGTGCACTCGACTTCGACGCCGTGCCGGTCACCGCCGACGACGTGCTCGGTGAGGTCGACCGCGGCTTCGCCGTCGCCATGGGCACCCTCAACCTCTTCCGTCCCAGTGTGGGCGCCTTCGCGGTCGGCATGGCACAGGCCGCGCTCGATGCCACCCTCGATCACACCCGTCAACGCCAGGCGTTCGGAGGTCGGTTGATGGACCTTCAGGCGGTCTCCCACCAGACTGCCGAGATGGCGCTGCGCACCGAGGCTGCGCGACTGATGGTGTATGCGGCGGCCGCGGCGTACGACGAAGGCGCGGTCGACGTGCCCCGGCGTGCCGCGATGGCCAAGCTGCTCGCCACCGAGACCGCGCAGTACGTCGTCGACGCCGCCGTCCAACTGCACGGAGCCCTCGCCCTGCGCCGCGGCCACCTCCTCGAACACCTCTACCGCGAGGTGCGTGCGCCGCGCATCTACGAGGGAGCCAGTGAGGTCCAACGGGGCATCATCGCCAAGGAGTTGTATGCCATGACCCAGGACCGGGAGGTCAGGTGACGACCGAGCGAGTCAATCCGCCCGAACTGTCCCCGC contains:
- a CDS encoding bifunctional salicylyl-CoA 5-hydroxylase/oxidoreductase → MAAGPPLRVAVIGGGPGGLYAAALLKRLDPARQITLWERNAPDDTFGFGVVLSDETLGGIEHADPVVHEALQRCFVRWDDIDIVHRGERHTSGGHGFAAVRRQTLLKILHERCRSLGVDIHFRTEAPCPDRLSEAYDLVIAADGVHSTTRETYAPAFRPHVAEHRCRYIWLAADFPFEAFRFEIAETEYGVMQLHGYPYARPSVDRLPSIGPNGPEDRSGASTVIVEMREEVWRAAGFDEVSTQESVERCAKIFADALGGKPLRSGKSAWTCFRTVANEHWSHGNVVLLGDAAHTAHFSIGSGTKLAVEDALALAACLTEQPDVPRALAAYEEERKPVVASTQRAARASLEWFEDLRRYLDQPPRQFAFNLLTRSRRVTHDNLRLRDAHFTEAVEREFGCPPDTPPMFTPLRLRGLTLRNRVVVSPMDMYSAADGVPGDFHLVHLGARALGGAGLVMTEMVCVSAEGRITPGCAGLYTARQAEAWRRITDFVHTRAPGTALGVQLGHSGRKGSTQLMWDGMDEPLPEGNWPLVAASPLPYKPGSQTPRQLSRAQLTDVREEFTAAAKRATRAGFDLLELHCAHGYLLSGFLSPLTNRRTDAYGGRLEERLRFPLEVFDAVREVWPAERPMTVRISATDWAEGGTTAEDAVAIARAFAAHGADAIDVSTGQVVAEERPEFGRSYQTPFADRIRHEVGVPVIAVGAISSWDDVNSLILAGRTDLCALARPHLYDPHWTLHAAVEQGYEGPGAVWPNPYRAGNRRPQTGRTDAPKPRLSLGG
- a CDS encoding PaaX family transcriptional regulator; this encodes MINVSEQHAPRSLIVTLYGAYGRYMPGPVPVAELIRLLAAVGVDAPSVRSSVSRLKRRGLLLPARTERGAAGYELSAEARQLLEDGDRRVYATAPPEDEGWVLAVFSVPESERNKRHVLRSRLAGLGFGTAAPGVWIAPARLHEETRHTLHRLRLDPYVDFFRGEHLGFAPTADAVTRWWDLAAIAKEHEHFLDAHAPVLHAWERRPDTPPEEAYRDYLLALDSWRHLPYTDPGLPTRLLPQDWPGFRSAEVFRALHARLRDAGAEFAGV
- a CDS encoding AMP-binding protein, with the translated sequence MHLSAHVDTFARDHLPPPDEWPELRFDLPELRYPDRLNCAAELLDGPGADRSVFHAPTGPTWTYGELRARVDRIAYLLTGDLGVVPGNRVLLRGPTTPWLAACWLAVLKAGAVAVTVLAQQRPHELATICEIARVQHALCDIRAVDDLARAGIPGLRITSYGGDTPDDLLRRPTPATPYPAVDTAADDVALIAFTSGTTGRPKGCMHFHRDVLAAADTFSKHVLRPHQDDVFAGSPPLGFTFGLGGLVIFPLRARASTLLLEQAGPRQLLPAIAEHRVSVLFTAPTAYRAMLDALDGHDVSSLRRCVSAGENLSAATWRAWHERTGVRIINGIGATELLHIFISAADQRIRPGTTGVPVPGWQARVQGTNGEPVPDGEPGLLAVRGPIGCRYLADLRQRAYVRDGWNVTGDTYVREPDGYFRYVSRADDMIISAGYNIAGPEVEEALLRHPDVVETAVVGRPDEARGHVVVAYTVLRDGAQQDPEALRTFLKSELAPYKCPREFVFLDALPRTATGKLQRFRLRTASDRQ
- a CDS encoding acyl-CoA dehydrogenase family protein: MPAFSLEPEQIAWCAELRTLAARRLRPLADQGDPGRVNRPLLTELGRLGLPRRLFASGALDLCLMRESLAQACIEAETALALQGLGAHPVHAHGTPVQRGHWLPRVADGSAVAAFALSEPGAGSDAAALALAAEPDGSHAWRLTGAKCWISNAPEADFYTVFARTTPGAGSRGVTAFLVPADRPGLTGTALEMISPHPIGALDFDAVPVTADDVLGEVDRGFAVAMGTLNLFRPSVGAFAVGMAQAALDATLDHTRQRQAFGGRLMDLQAVSHQTAEMALRTEAARLMVYAAAAAYDEGAVDVPRRAAMAKLLATETAQYVVDAAVQLHGALALRRGHLLEHLYREVRAPRIYEGASEVQRGIIAKELYAMTQDREVR